In Silene latifolia isolate original U9 population chromosome 3, ASM4854445v1, whole genome shotgun sequence, a single window of DNA contains:
- the LOC141649406 gene encoding uncharacterized protein LOC141649406 has protein sequence MIKKGFAYKVKYYAHKLLHGSMKEHYSKLGVICQDFEQEYPNSIFTLCTNPHVVGSEPVFQRLFVCFASLKQGWLEGCRKLLCIDACFLKTFLGGQLISATGRDANEQMYPLAWAVVEGENNESYPWFFQQLKTALREEDGEGWTIISDEHQSIVSMVSKEFPRAEHRRCARHIFANWHKSYKGEEMKMMFWQCAKAYNQADFDEAVATMREVDPRAADAFIRCNPTLFCRAFINTRTTNDVIVNNMAETFNAYIINARSKHLIYMLEDIRTMLMQRLVTKKNEMEQVGGVICPKIQEMLEVEKEKAAYCTPLPSRPILYQVKDGNGGGIDELKVNLADRTCTCRKWDVTGVPCCHAIAAIFDIHAEAGDFVHEAYRKTTYLRAYNYPIVPCPGERHWPKVDAPMIPPPIKVGPGRPRKKRRRGPHEDPKRSGKLTKHGLEMTCSVCKSKDHNKRTCPQKGTLLLEPTPKRGRGRPRNVSTSDSNRATTSRNSQTNHEPTAHPSRLGRNGRVIKSNGRGGARGGRGSSRGGFSRQRVPQGLGVLFDGHGNAFTNPPNNFNGPRNIHHPPSQSNTNPTTQVSSNQI, from the exons ATGATCAAGAAAGGTTTTGCTTATAAGGTCAAGTATTATGCACATAAGTTGTTGCATGGTTCTATGAAGGAACATTACTCAAAACTTGGCGTTATTTGTCAAGATTTTGAACAAGAGTACCCTAACAGCATTTTCACCTTGTGTACCAATCCTCATGTGGTTGGTTCTGAACCAGTGTTTCAGAGGTTGTTTGTGTGCTTTGCTTCATTGAAGCAAGGTTGGTTGGAAGGTTGTAGAAAGCTTCTTTGTATTGATGCCTGTTTTTTGAAGACATTCTTGGGGGGTCAGCTAATAAGTGCTACTGGAAGGGATGCCAATGAACAAATGTACCCCTTGGCATGGGCCGTAGTGGAGGGTGAAAATAATGAGAGTTATCCGTGGTTCTTTCAACAATTGAAAACAGCTTTAAGAGAGGAAGATGGTGAGGGCTGGACAATCATTTCTGATGAGCATCAG AGTATTGTCAGTATGGTGAGCAAAGAGTTTCCAAGAGCTGAGCATAGAAGATGTGCAAGACACATCTTTGCAAACTGGCATAAATCATACAAAGGAGAGGAAATGAAGATGATGTTTTGGCAGTGTGCAAAGGCCTATAATCAAGCTGATTTTGATGAAGCGGTGGCAACTATGAGGGAGGTGGATCCTAGAGCTGCTGATGCATTTATAAGATGCAACCCTACCCTATTTTGTCGGGCATTTATCAACACAAGAACAACCAATGATGTCATAGTGAACAACATGGCAGAGACCTTCAATGCCTACATCATAAATGCAAGGAGCAAGCATTTGATCTATATGCTTGAGGACATTAGAACCATGCTTATGCAAAGACTGGTgaccaaaaaaaatgaaatggagCAAGTGGGAGGAGTGATCTGCCCTAAGATTCAAGAAATGTTagaagttgaaaaagaaaaggcaGCTTACTGTACTCCCTTACCCTCTAGGCCTATTCTATATCAGGTGAAAGATGGGAATGGGGGTGGGATTGATGAACTGAAGGTAAATCTTGCTGATAGGACATGCACATGTAGGAAATGGGATGTGACAGGTGTGCCTTGTTGCCATGCTATAGCTGCTATATTCGACATTCATGCTGAGGCAGGGGACTTTGTCCATGAAGCCTATAGGAAAACCACTTATCTTAGGGCATACAACTACCCCATAGTCCCTTGTCCAGGAGAAAGGCATTGGCCTAAAGTTGATGCCCCAATGATTCCCCCACCCATTAAGGTTGGTCCTGGTAGACCAAGGAAAAAAAGGAGAAGGGGTCCACATGAAGACCCAAAAAGAAGTGGAAAGTTAACAAAACATGGTCTAGAAATGACATGTTCTGTATGCAAGTCTAAAGATCATAACAAAAGAACATGTCCTCAAAAAGGGACCTTATTGCTTGAACCAACTCCTAAAAGAGGTAGGGGCAGACCTAGAAATGTGAGTACTTCTGACTCCAATAGGGCAACAACCTCTAGAAACTCCCAAACCAATCATGAACCTACTGCACACCCTTCAAGACTAGGAAGGAATGGCAGGGTAATCAAGTCTAATGGAAGAGGTGGTGCAAGGGGAGGAAGAGGTTCTTCAAGAGGAGGTTTTTCAAGACAAAGG GTACCCCAGGGATTAGGAGTCTTATTTGATGGTCACGGGAATGCTTTCACCAACCCCCCAAACAACTTCAACGGACCTAGGAATATCCACCATCCTCCTAGTCAATCCAACACTAACCCAACAACTCAGGTGTCATCAAACCAGATTTGA